One region of Sebastes fasciatus isolate fSebFas1 chromosome 1, fSebFas1.pri, whole genome shotgun sequence genomic DNA includes:
- the LOC141764675 gene encoding keratin, type II cytoskeletal 8-like produces the protein MRKAYSVSSSGGSTRRSFAPTNSYSVKRSSYGAGAGAGAGSGAAFGMFSGGSGMSSMGGGMGMGMGGGGGYGFGSSQAGGNFIAPQITAVTVNKSLLAPLNLAIDPDIQVVRTHEKEQIKTLNNRFVSFIDKVRFLEQQNKMLETKWSLMQDQITTRSNIDGMFEAYIANLRRQLDGMGNEKVKLEGELRNMQGLVEDFRRKYEDEINKRAVAENDFVILKKDVDAAYMNKVELESRADALQDEINFLRAVYEAELRELQGQIKDTSVVVEMDNSRNLDMDSIVAEVRSQYEDIANRSKNEAESWYTQKYEEMQSSAGQYGDDLRTTKTEISELNRMIARLQNEIESVKGQRANLEAQIAEAEERGELAVKDAKLRIRDLEDALQRAKQDMARQVREYQELMNVKLALDIEIATYRKLLEGEESRLNSGGASATIHVQQTSGGFSSGSSSGGFGYGGSSSSGGYGGVSGGYGGIITKSVTSSSSRRVN, from the exons ATGAGGAAGGCATACTCAGTCTCAAGCTCTGGTGGCAGCACCAGGAGGTCATTTGCACCAACTAACAGCTACTCTGTAAAGAGAAGCAGTTATGGtgctggagctggtgctggtgctggatCTGGAGCTGCTTTTGGCATGTTTTCTGGTGGTTCTGGTATGTCTTCAATGGGTGGTGGTATGGGAATGGGaatgggtggtggtggtggttatgGCTTTGGTTCTAGCCAAGCAGGCGGCAACTTCATCGCTCCACAAATCACAGCTGTTACAGTCAACAAGAGCCTGCTGGCCCCTCTGAACCTGGCAATTGACCCAGACATCCAGGTTGTCCGCACCCATGAGAAGGAGCAGATCAAGACCCTCAACAACCGCTTCGTCTCCTTCATCGACAAG GTCCGTTTCCTAGAGCAGCAGAACAAGATGCTGGAGACCAAATGGAGCCTCATGCAGGACCAGATCACCACTCGCTCCAACATCGATGGCATGTTCGAGGCTTACATTGCCAACCTGCGCAGACAGCTCGACGGGATGGGCAATGAGAAGGTCAAGCTGGAAGGAGAGCTGAGGAACATGCAGGGTCTGGTTGAGGACTTCAGGAGGAA GTATGAAGATGAAATCAACAAACGTGCAGTTGCAGAGAACGACTTTGTGATCCTGAAGAAG GACGTTGATGCTGCCTACATGAACAAGGTGGAGCTGGAATCCAGGGCTGATGCTCTTCAGGATGAGATCAACTTCCTCAGGGCCGTCTATGAGGCT GAGCTTCGTGAGCTGCAGGGCCAGATCAAGGACACCTCCGTCGTCGTGGAGATGGACAACAGCCGTAACCTGGACATGGATTCTATTGTGGCTGAAGTGCGTTCTCAGTATGAGGACATTGCCAACCGCAGCAAGAATGAAGCAGAGTCCTGGTACACACAGAAG tATGAGGAGATGCAGTCCTCTGCTGGACAGTATGGTGACGACCTGCGCACAACCAAGACTGAGATTTCTGAGCTGAACCGCATGATCGCCCGTCTTCAGAATGAGATTGAGTCTGTCAAGGGACAG AGGGCCAACCTTGAGGCTCAGATCGCAGAGGCTGAGGAGCGTGGTGAGCTGGCAGTGAAGGATGCCAAGCTCCGCATCAGGGACCTGGAGGATGCTCTGCAGAGAGCCAAGCAGGACATGGCCCGCCAGGTGCGCGAATACCAGGAGCTGATGAACGTCAAGCTGGCCCTGGACATCGAAATCGCCACCTACAGGAAACTgctggaaggagaggagagcag ACTGAATAGCGGAGGCGCAAGCGCAACCATCCACGTGCAGCAGACCTCTGGTG GATTCTCCAGCGGCAGCTCCAGCGGTGGATTCGGCTACGGTGGCAGCAGCTCGTCTGGTGGTTATGGTGGTGTGTCTGGTGGTTATGGTGGCATTATTACCAAGTCAGTCACATCATCCAGCTCCAGGAGAGTCAATTAA